The DNA region GGTGAAGGAGCTGGCGACCGGCGAAGCGCCGTTTGTCGCTTACGCCTGGATCGGCATTCTGACCTTCACGACCTATTCGCTCGCTGGTCATCTGCGCGAGCAGGTCTGCCTCTATATGTGCCCGTGGCCGCGCATCCAGGCGGCGCTCACCGACGAATACGCGCTCAACGTCACCTATCGGTATGACCGCGGCGAGCCGCGCTGCTCGGTGAAGAAGGCCGAACAATTGCGGGCGCAGGGCGCGCCGGCCGGCGATTGCGTCGACTGTCTGCAATGCGTGCACGTCTGCCCGACCGGCGTCGACATTCGCGGCGGCGCAAATCTCGGCTGTATCCAGTGCGGCCTGTGTATCGACGCCTGCGACGCGGTGATGACGAAGCTTGGCCGCGCGCCGCGCCTCATCGCTTACGACACCGACCTCAACATCAAGAGCCGCATGGAGGGCAAGCCGTCCGTTTACCGGCTCATCCGCATGCGCACGCTGCTTTACGCGGTGCTGATCGCCGTGGTCGGCGCCGTCATGATCTATACGCTCGCCACCCGCGAGACCGAGGGCATCAACGTCATCCACGACCGCAATCCGATGTATGTGCGGCTGTCGGACGGTTCGCTGCGCAACGGCTACACCATCCGCATCGTCAACAAGCAGCGTCAAACGCGCGAGTTCGCCCTCGCGGTCGATGGTCTCACGGCAAGCTCGATCGATTACATCGGGGTGCCGGCGCGTTCCGACGGACGCATGCTGATCGACGTCGGCCCGGACCAGACGCGCGAGGTGCGCATCCTGGTTACCGACCGCGATCCCAAGCC from Pseudolabrys taiwanensis includes:
- the ccoG gene encoding cytochrome c oxidase accessory protein CcoG; the protein is MTTLENLVKEAAVTAAPKAAPAPEPEDDIPLYAPRRKIYPQSVHGTYRRIKWALLIVTLGIYYLLPFVRWDRGPNAPSQAVLIDFPNRRFYFFFIEIWPQEIYYLTGLLILAALGLFLMNAVAGRVWCGYLCPQTVWTDLFFAIERFVEGDRREHMQRDARKWTANTWARKGVKHFLWLMVAWWTGGAWVLYFADAPTLVKELATGEAPFVAYAWIGILTFTTYSLAGHLREQVCLYMCPWPRIQAALTDEYALNVTYRYDRGEPRCSVKKAEQLRAQGAPAGDCVDCLQCVHVCPTGVDIRGGANLGCIQCGLCIDACDAVMTKLGRAPRLIAYDTDLNIKSRMEGKPSVYRLIRMRTLLYAVLIAVVGAVMIYTLATRETEGINVIHDRNPMYVRLSDGSLRNGYTIRIVNKQRQTREFALAVDGLTASSIDYIGVPARSDGRMLIDVGPDQTREVRILVTDRDPKPAQSTRVTFRLTDVATGDTSEARDHFFAP